One Trachemys scripta elegans isolate TJP31775 unplaced genomic scaffold, CAS_Tse_1.0 scaffold_28, whole genome shotgun sequence genomic window carries:
- the LOC117870457 gene encoding C-type lectin domain family 2 member D-like isoform X2: MENGGETAKALPNPAGSQTKTRPESHFWLFRILRKYRLITVLFLVFLIIAIIVLAVVSSRPCPNHAATTCPVDWIGSQGKTYPWKCYYFSKVDGDWNSSQRNCSSLGASLATVDTWEEKEFMLHYKGRSETWIGLTREQADKPWKWVNDTPFNDQFPIRGGGECAYLNDDKGISSSRCSTGRRWVCSRPA; encoded by the exons ATGGAGAATGGAGGAGAGACAGCTAAGGCACTTCCTAACCCTGCAGGCTCACAGACAAAAACCAGACCAG aaTCTCACTTCTGGCTTTTCCGTATCCTCCGGAAATACAGATTAATCACGGTCCTGTTTCTGGTTTTTCTCATTATTGCTATTATTGTTTTGGCAG TGGTTAGCAGTAGACCCTGCCCAAATCATGCCGCTACCACATGTCCAGTCGATTGGATCGGGTCCCAAGGGAAAACATACCCATGGAAATGCTACTATTTCTCAAAAGTCGATGGGGATTGGAACTCCAGCCAGAGAAACTGCTCTTCGCTCGGTGCCTCCCTGGCTACAGTTGACACCTGGGAGGAAAAG gagtTTATGCTGCACTATAAGGGACGCTCAGAAACCTGGATTGGCCTTACCAGGGAACAAGCAGACAAGCCCTGGAAATGGGTAAATGACACCCCATTCAATGACCA GTTTCCAATAAGGGGAGGAGGTGAATGCGCGTATCTGAACGACGACAAAGGTATCAGCAGCTCAAGatgcagcacagggagacgctGGGTCTGCAGCAGGCCAGCCTGA
- the LOC117870457 gene encoding C-type lectin domain family 2 member D-like isoform X1 — protein sequence MENGGETAKALPNPAGSQTKTRPDESHFWLFRILRKYRLITVLFLVFLIIAIIVLAVVSSRPCPNHAATTCPVDWIGSQGKTYPWKCYYFSKVDGDWNSSQRNCSSLGASLATVDTWEEKEFMLHYKGRSETWIGLTREQADKPWKWVNDTPFNDQFPIRGGGECAYLNDDKGISSSRCSTGRRWVCSRPA from the exons ATGGAGAATGGAGGAGAGACAGCTAAGGCACTTCCTAACCCTGCAGGCTCACAGACAAAAACCAGACCAG atgaaTCTCACTTCTGGCTTTTCCGTATCCTCCGGAAATACAGATTAATCACGGTCCTGTTTCTGGTTTTTCTCATTATTGCTATTATTGTTTTGGCAG TGGTTAGCAGTAGACCCTGCCCAAATCATGCCGCTACCACATGTCCAGTCGATTGGATCGGGTCCCAAGGGAAAACATACCCATGGAAATGCTACTATTTCTCAAAAGTCGATGGGGATTGGAACTCCAGCCAGAGAAACTGCTCTTCGCTCGGTGCCTCCCTGGCTACAGTTGACACCTGGGAGGAAAAG gagtTTATGCTGCACTATAAGGGACGCTCAGAAACCTGGATTGGCCTTACCAGGGAACAAGCAGACAAGCCCTGGAAATGGGTAAATGACACCCCATTCAATGACCA GTTTCCAATAAGGGGAGGAGGTGAATGCGCGTATCTGAACGACGACAAAGGTATCAGCAGCTCAAGatgcagcacagggagacgctGGGTCTGCAGCAGGCCAGCCTGA
- the LOC117870389 gene encoding killer cell lectin-like receptor subfamily B member 1F, whose translation MAGEVVYADLNIPGARLPPSSQPHNFHQCPHWHQLVLKIGAAGYVVLLMTVIVLSVWVFQGSSGNGLAPEGEAVSERLRNESKCVASQEKWSSLKQYLCDPPQISSTEGARCVLCPRDWLPYKGKCYWVSKENRMWNSSRDNCLTKSSHLLVARDQEEMVKLIFLQDIGALLRNKPLWENVVPTPPVSQQIFCLKVSGSEGQDPRCGM comes from the exons ATGGCGGGGGAGGTCGTCTATGCTGATTTAAACATCCCGGGAGCCCGCTTACCTCCTTCATCTCAACCCCACA ATTTCCATCAGTGTCCGCACTGGCATCAACTTGTCTTGAAGATCGGAGCCGCTGGGTACGTTGTCCTGCTGATGACAGTCATAGTGCTGAGTGTTTGGG TTTTTCAGGGCTCCTCAGGGAATGGACTGGCCCCTGAAGGTGAGGCGGTCTCCGAGAGACTCAGAAATGAAAGTAAATGCGTCGCCAGCCAGGAGAAATGGTCTTCCCTGAAACAGTACCTGTGTGACCCACCCCAAATCAGCTCAACAG AGGGCGCCAGGTGCGTACTTTGCCCCAGGGACTGGCTGCCGTACAAGGGAAAATGTTACTGGGTGTCTAAAGAAAATAGAATGTGGAACAGTAGCCGTGACAACTGCTTAACGAAGAGCTCTCATTTACTGGTGGCCCGGGACCAGGAGGAGATGGTAAAGTTAATTTTCTTGCAGGATATTGGAGCACTGCTCCGTAATAAACCACTGTGGGAAAATGTAGTTCCAACCCCACCGGTAAGCCAGCAGATATTTTGTTTGAAGGTCAGCGGCTCGGAGGGCCAAGATCCCAGGTGCGgtatgtag